ACAGGTACAATAGAGAGCAGATCCACGTGAACCCCTTGCTCTGCTGCTTTAATTGTTGCCATCAGGCCTGCTAGACCCCCTCCGACAACAATAATATTTCGATTAGTCATGATTGAAGCTCACTCCCTTAAATACTATATATCTGCGTATAATTATATTCCGTATGCGAATTGAATCAGTGTACGTACACCGACATAAGATATAGCGACAAAAACTACAATGCTTGCATAAGTCATGACTAGCTGTGAACGTGGAGAAACAGTAATTCCCCAGCTTACACAGAAAGACCAAAGACCGTTAGCAAAGTGGAAAGTAGTTGAAATCACCCCTACTATGTAGAACCAGAAAAAGAATGGCTCCGTAAGGATACCTTCCATTAAAGAATAGTTAAGTTCTGCCCAGCCGAAGCCGATGGCAATCCTTGTTTCCCACACGTGCCAAGCTACGAAAATTAAAGTCAGAATACCTGTAATACGCTGAAGCATAAACATCCAGTTTCTGAAATACCCGAAGTTCGACAAATTACTCTTAGCTGTGAATGCGATATATACTCCATAAATTGAATGGAATAATAGTGGTAAGAAAATAATAAATATTTCCAAAACATATCGATATGGCAAGCTCTCCATAAAATGAGCTGCTGCATTGAATGCTTCTGGACCACGTGTTGCAAAAAAGTTCACAGTTAAGTGCTGAAGCAGAAAGATCCCGATGGGAACTACCCCTAATAATGAATGTAGCCTTCGATTAACATATCCGCGTGTTCCCGCCATGTTTACCCCCCTCAAAATAGTAACAGAAAGAATGAATTTGAAAATTTTTCAGACAGTTAAGCGCTTTACAATCGCTCAAAAATAATAAACAAATCCCCTTTTTCTATTCACCCTCTGTTAAATGTACAGTTTGTGACATATTTATTGTACTTCTATCCACTAGGAGCGTCAAGAAAGCCAGTCTATAAAATGCTCAAAAATACACATTTATTTCCTTTCCATAAAATGAAACAATAATTATTGCGCCATGTCGCATTTCGGGTGATAATAAAATAGAAAGGAATGAGTGTATTGGAAGAATATACAAAAATAGACCAGAATACCATATCATCGCTTGTCACCACAGGTGCGGGTTATGATATCATGCGCTACCAAACCTTACCTGATTTCCTTGGCCAGGATGCACCTTACCTGTTATACCTTATGGGTAAAAACATGGCACGCAAAACATTGATTAATAATTACGATGAACTTTATGAATTTTTTCAATATATGGGATGGGGAGATCTCTCATTGGTCAAAGAAAAGAAAAAAGAA
The Halobacillus halophilus DSM 2266 DNA segment above includes these coding regions:
- a CDS encoding YslB family protein, whose protein sequence is MSVLEEYTKIDQNTISSLVTTGAGYDIMRYQTLPDFLGQDAPYLLYLMGKNMARKTLINNYDELYEFFQYMGWGDLSLVKEKKKEMIFRLTGHIIEKRLSQDLFHIDYRIECGFLAETIQTLTGETYECLEEKYTKEKYIELTAMIT
- a CDS encoding succinate dehydrogenase cytochrome b558 subunit, translating into MAGTRGYVNRRLHSLLGVVPIGIFLLQHLTVNFFATRGPEAFNAAAHFMESLPYRYVLEIFIIFLPLLFHSIYGVYIAFTAKSNLSNFGYFRNWMFMLQRITGILTLIFVAWHVWETRIAIGFGWAELNYSLMEGILTEPFFFWFYIVGVISTTFHFANGLWSFCVSWGITVSPRSQLVMTYASIVVFVAISYVGVRTLIQFAYGI